A single genomic interval of Asinibacterium sp. OR53 harbors:
- a CDS encoding DUF305 domain-containing protein: MKKIIFGIAMITIWLGFTACKKNADGIILQAHDDNRMMDSMHVMMDRMESMTMTMDPEVDFSEMMIMHHEGALNMSKALVSAGKNDSLKRFAQKVITDQTSEIAVLKSIRMSLSVNNMDMDFMQEQMDNMEKTTKQSDVQIITGDIDNDYATLMILHHQAAIQDASAYLHHGDNAQLKTIANNIITAQNKEIIELSNWLKANKR, translated from the coding sequence ATGAAAAAAATAATTTTCGGTATCGCTATGATAACAATTTGGCTTGGGTTTACTGCATGTAAAAAAAATGCTGATGGAATTATCCTTCAAGCCCATGATGATAACAGGATGATGGACAGCATGCATGTTATGATGGACAGGATGGAATCAATGACAATGACGATGGACCCGGAAGTAGATTTTAGTGAAATGATGATTATGCACCATGAAGGCGCACTGAATATGTCGAAGGCATTGGTATCGGCCGGGAAAAATGACAGCCTGAAAAGATTTGCACAAAAAGTTATTACAGACCAAACATCCGAAATTGCTGTGCTTAAAAGCATAAGAATGTCTTTATCTGTAAATAATATGGATATGGATTTTATGCAGGAGCAAATGGATAATATGGAAAAAACTACGAAACAATCTGATGTGCAGATTATTACCGGTGATATAGATAACGACTATGCCACCTTAATGATTTTACATCACCAGGCTGCCATTCAGGATGCTTCTGCATATCTGCATCATGGCGATAATGCCCAGTTAAAAACAATTGCAAACAATATTATTACAGCTCAGAATAAGGAAATTATTGAACTAAGCAACTGGCTTAAGGCAAACAAGCGATAA
- a CDS encoding YncE family protein has product MKQLKSNAAILLVTAVIFAIPSCKKDKGMSMTEKNIDYPAAYVVNGESSTISVIKLSTNTVTDSIDLMNSSGSMIMWPHHIYHHQSGGDHHLAIGVPGMDLSAGHTGGMPGMKGMVVVMDAVTGVLKKNLEVPVMNHNAVFSPDGTEIWTSQMDMAGKVLVYNASTYVLKNTITVGDEPAEVTFSADGTKAYVCNGMSNTVSVINPSTKAVIATINVESNPVGAWPASGGKMFVDNEDSRSISVIDVATNANLGTIILNFKPGYAAFNATANELWVSDATNGKVAYYVDMGGNTWMKHGEIVTGADAHAIAFNGAYGYVTNQGANTVSVINVSTHAKVKDIPVGKKPNGIVFKL; this is encoded by the coding sequence ATGAAACAATTAAAATCCAATGCTGCCATATTATTGGTAACGGCAGTAATCTTTGCAATCCCATCCTGCAAAAAAGACAAGGGCATGTCAATGACAGAAAAGAATATTGACTACCCGGCCGCTTATGTGGTAAACGGAGAGAGCAGCACCATTTCAGTAATTAAACTCAGCACAAATACTGTAACCGACAGTATTGATTTAATGAACAGCAGTGGCAGTATGATTATGTGGCCACATCATATTTATCATCACCAGTCAGGTGGCGACCATCATTTGGCAATTGGAGTTCCAGGTATGGATTTAAGTGCAGGCCATACCGGTGGTATGCCCGGCATGAAAGGCATGGTGGTTGTGATGGACGCTGTAACCGGGGTACTAAAAAAGAATTTAGAAGTACCGGTGATGAATCACAACGCAGTATTTTCTCCAGATGGAACGGAGATATGGACATCGCAAATGGATATGGCCGGAAAAGTGTTAGTGTATAATGCATCTACTTATGTGCTGAAGAATACAATTACTGTAGGTGATGAACCTGCTGAAGTTACATTCAGTGCTGACGGAACGAAAGCTTATGTATGTAACGGAATGAGTAATACAGTATCTGTAATTAACCCTTCTACCAAAGCTGTAATAGCAACTATAAATGTTGAATCAAACCCTGTTGGCGCATGGCCTGCATCAGGCGGAAAAATGTTTGTTGACAATGAAGATTCCCGAAGCATTTCTGTAATTGATGTTGCTACAAATGCAAATCTTGGAACGATAATACTAAATTTTAAGCCGGGATATGCCGCATTTAATGCTACAGCAAATGAATTGTGGGTTAGTGACGCCACTAATGGCAAAGTTGCTTATTACGTTGATATGGGCGGCAATACATGGATGAAACACGGAGAGATTGTAACTGGTGCAGATGCTCATGCTATTGCCTTCAATGGGGCTTACGGATATGTAACCAATCAAGGTGCCAATACCGTATCTGTTATCAATGTTTCCACACATGCAAAAGTTAAGGACATTCCGGTTGGAAAAAAACCGAATGGAATTGTATTCAAATTATAA
- a CDS encoding outer membrane beta-barrel protein, whose amino-acid sequence MYNANDFFFDNKIRLAIERHTDLSFIPDWSKLEERLDIEMPVKKKRRRFIVFWFLFACLVAGSAYWGFDGNFNSQKNYANQTPTDTKQNIIAPAENGKKSSAKPQPEKIVTNYTDNVRKDTKPVKKIASLLPALQTISADPLTLLKKAKNSTPLTQPAKEQVSDVAVNNKVISKEISDEVLSGTDITIENKSSFSKETSNIPVKDTVTNTDLLKLANVTNIPKDTAGSIANNLKPVQKKSVTSRFSFAAVGGVNVNSVQLSKLSKPGYDYGLLLGYRISPKIEIRSGVILAKKYFTTSGNNISFDSAKLNLPSYNSISLENATGYCRFIEVPLMLYYQFSATKKTNLYTAGGFSIIKMRMDNIHYTFLADGNTLVQRSHSNAYHNSDGFSTSVTANFSLGVKQKITDRWSFAIEPYIKLPLSRMNDSNLKFTTFGTLASFIYSLPARKRN is encoded by the coding sequence ATGTATAACGCAAATGATTTCTTTTTTGATAACAAGATTCGTCTTGCCATCGAAAGGCACACCGACCTGAGCTTTATTCCTGACTGGAGTAAGCTGGAAGAAAGACTTGATATTGAAATGCCGGTAAAGAAAAAGCGGAGAAGGTTTATTGTGTTCTGGTTTCTTTTTGCCTGTTTGGTTGCAGGGTCAGCGTATTGGGGATTTGATGGCAATTTTAATTCACAGAAAAATTATGCTAATCAAACTCCAACAGATACAAAACAAAATATTATTGCACCTGCTGAAAATGGAAAAAAAAGTAGTGCAAAGCCGCAACCTGAAAAAATTGTAACGAACTATACCGATAATGTAAGAAAAGATACCAAACCAGTCAAGAAAATTGCATCGCTATTGCCTGCCTTGCAAACAATCAGTGCAGACCCTCTGACCCTGCTAAAGAAGGCAAAAAATAGCACACCTCTTACACAGCCTGCGAAGGAGCAGGTAAGTGATGTTGCTGTGAACAATAAGGTTATCAGTAAAGAAATTAGTGATGAAGTGTTATCCGGGACTGATATTACTATTGAGAACAAATCAAGTTTTAGTAAAGAGACATCCAACATTCCGGTAAAAGATACTGTAACAAATACTGATTTATTGAAATTAGCCAATGTAACAAACATTCCAAAAGATACTGCAGGAAGTATCGCAAACAACTTAAAGCCCGTCCAGAAAAAATCTGTCACTTCCCGTTTTTCGTTCGCAGCAGTTGGCGGCGTTAACGTAAACAGTGTACAGTTAAGTAAACTGTCAAAACCGGGGTATGATTATGGCCTTTTATTGGGTTACAGAATCTCTCCTAAAATCGAAATCAGGTCAGGTGTAATACTGGCAAAAAAATATTTTACTACTTCTGGTAACAATATTTCCTTTGATTCCGCAAAACTTAACCTGCCATCGTACAACAGTATCAGTCTGGAAAATGCAACCGGTTACTGCAGGTTTATAGAAGTTCCGCTAATGTTATATTATCAATTCTCAGCAACAAAGAAAACTAACTTGTACACTGCCGGCGGGTTTTCAATCATTAAAATGCGGATGGATAATATTCACTACACATTCCTGGCTGACGGAAATACACTCGTACAACGAAGCCATTCCAATGCATATCATAACAGTGATGGTTTTTCCACTTCTGTCACAGCAAATTTTTCGTTGGGTGTTAAACAGAAGATAACTGACAGATGGAGTTTCGCTATTGAACCATACATAAAGCTGCCATTAAGCAGAATGAACGACAGCAACTTGAAGTTTACCACATTTGGAACTTTGGCCTCATTTATATACAGTCTGCCAGCAAGGAAAAGAAATTAA
- a CDS encoding RNA polymerase sigma factor, whose amino-acid sequence MSYCNEELKHLLDGCRKNSRSHEKLFFEWLKEFAANVCYRYASSKIEVQDLVCDGFVKAFKNLHLYNEDIYGYSEAAFKGWFKKVLINNCINYLNKFHPKIEFSDANALLMADISDDSESVLDAMSYNEILETVMELPPAYRMVFNLFVIDGYTHEEVAGILGITEGTSKSNLFKAKHWLQKVLQKKMKPKRYV is encoded by the coding sequence TTGTCATATTGTAACGAGGAACTGAAACATTTGCTCGACGGATGCCGCAAAAACAGTCGTTCACATGAGAAGCTGTTTTTTGAATGGCTGAAAGAGTTTGCAGCAAATGTTTGCTACAGGTACGCTTCAAGCAAAATTGAAGTGCAGGACCTTGTATGCGATGGATTTGTAAAAGCATTTAAAAACCTTCACCTGTACAACGAAGATATTTATGGATACAGTGAAGCCGCTTTTAAAGGCTGGTTTAAAAAAGTGTTAATCAATAATTGTATCAATTACCTTAATAAATTTCATCCTAAAATTGAATTTAGCGATGCAAATGCGTTGCTGATGGCAGATATAAGCGACGATTCTGAATCCGTATTGGATGCAATGAGTTACAATGAAATATTGGAGACCGTTATGGAGTTGCCACCTGCATACAGGATGGTGTTCAACTTATTTGTGATTGATGGCTACACACATGAGGAAGTAGCCGGTATCCTTGGCATAACTGAGGGTACATCCAAATCAAACCTTTTTAAAGCCAAGCATTGGTTACAAAAAGTGTTACAAAAAAAAATGAAACCTAAAAGATATGTATAA